Within Desulfolithobacter dissulfuricans, the genomic segment TGCCATTTCTGCGGCAGCCGCCAGCAGACCAACAGCCGCTGCCGGGAGGGTCATTTTATCTGCGATCGGTGCCACCAGGAGGAAGGGCTGGAGGTTATCCGCCATATCTGCCTGGAGAGGTCGGAGCAGGACATGATCCGGTTGCTAACGATCATCCGCTCCCATCCGGCCGTGCCCATGCACGGGCCTGAACACCATGCCCTGGTGCCCGGGGTCATCCTGGCCGCCTTTCGTAACAGCGGAGGCCGGATCAGCCACGAAACCATTGGTGCGGGAATTGAGCGCGGTGCCGGAATTCCGGGCGGAGCCTGCGGTTTCTGGGGCAGCTGTGGTGCGGCCATAGGTGCCGGAATCGCGGCCTCGCTCATCCTGGATGCCACCCCGCTCACCCCCCATCCCCGGCAGCAGGCCCAGGAGTTCGGCGCCCGGGTGCTGGCGGCCATTGGTGGTATCCGTGGCGGCCGTTGCTGCCAGCGGGAGACCTGGCTGGCCCTGACCACCACCGCCCGCCTGGCCCCGCAGTATTTCGGAATCTCCCTGCGGGCGGACAGTGTGATCCACTGTAGCCAGTACCGGCAGAACCGGGAGTGTATCGGTCGCCGGTGTCCGTTGTGGGAACACCGGCAGACAGAGGTGGAAGAGGATGGTAGCCGCCTGGGCCTGGATGTGCTGCAGCAGAGGATGTTGTGAGTGGTGATCGGTCTGGTGCGCACACTGTGAACAGTAACGGGTCAGTCCTGTTGCGGCTCCAGGGCGGTGGCGATCTCCTTCTGGATCCGGCTGACCATCTCCAGGGGCGCGGACGCGTCCCGGATGGGGCGGCCGATGACCAGGTAATCGCTGCCGTCACCAATGGCCCGGCCCGGGGTGGCGATGCGCTGCTGGTCGCCCGCATCACTGTCGGCCGGGCGGATACCAGGGGTAACCATGTCAAATTTTCTGCCCAGTTCGTGGCGCAGCATGGATGCTTCCCGGGCCGAGCAGACCAGGCCGTGGCAGCCGACATCCAGGACCCGCCGGGCCCGGGTCAGGACCAGTTCCTCCACCGTGCCCCCGAAGTTCAGCTCCGCCAGTTCCTGGCTGCCCATGGAAGTCAGCACGGTCACCGCAAGGATCTTCACTCCACTATCCGCTTCAAGGGCGGCCTCGACCACCGGCCGGTAGCCATGCACGGTGGCAAAGGTGATGCCCCGGTCCCGGAACTGTTCCACCGCCAGCCGCACGGTGGCCGGGATGTCGTAGAGCTTGAGGTCGAGCATGACCCGGTTGCCGCGGCTGGCGATATGTTCCACCACCGGCCAGCCTCCGGCCAGGAAGAGCTGCAGCCCCACCTTGAAGAAACGTATCCGGCCATCCAGCGCTTCCACCAGTTCCCGGGCCGCGTCCGCGGTGGGGACGTCGAGGGCGAAGATGATCCGCTCCTCCAGGGGAATCTTTTTTTCTTTTTCTTTTTCTTTTCTGTCGTTTTTCATGTCGCCTCTCGTGCCCGTTGGATTTCAGGCCGAAATCATCTCCTCCTCCAGGAGCCGGTCGGCGAAGTCGAGCACGAACTGGCGCTGGGCGGGCGTGGACCGGGCAATGCAGGAGCAGTGCATGTTGTCGGAGTTGCGGACCAGTAATTCAAACTTGAGCGCTTTTTCCTCCAGAACCACGGCAATGTAGAACGGAGCGCATTTGTCGTGTCCCTGCTGGGCCTCGGACCAGAGGTCACGGGGCAGTTCCAGCCAGAAGATACCCTCCATGGGGCCTGGCTTCAGGGTCCGTTTGAGGTAGCTTTCGATATTGTCGCGTTCAAGAAAGGAAAGTTCATCTATGACATACTGACGCATGGTTTTTGTTTTTCCTGTTTTTCTTTGATGCTGGAGGATTGTTGGCAGCCGGGAGGACGTGGCCCGGATCAGATATCGAGAAAGGTTGTATCCTGGTTGAGGTTTTCACAGCCGTCCTCGCGGACCACCACCATGTTTTCCAACCGGATACCGCCCCATCCGGGCAGGTAGATGCCCGGCTCCACCGTGACCACCATGCCCGGACGCAGCTTTTTCTTCGAGCGGCTGGAGAGGCGTGGCTCTTCATGGACGGCCAGGCCGACCCCGTGGCCCAGGGCGTGGCCAAAGGCCTCTCCGTATCCGGCCCGGGCGATGACCTGGCGGGCGGCCCGGTCCACTTCCCGGCAGGTGACCCCGGCGCGGATCGCCTCCATGCCGGCCAGCTGGGCCCGGCGAACCACCCGCAGCCGCTCCCTGAAGGTTCGGTCCGGTTTGCCGGCCACAAAGGTACGGGTCATGTCCGAGCAGTAGCCCTCAAGGACAAGACCCATGTCAACCAGCACCAGGTCGCCGGTCCGGAGTACCCGGTCGGTGGGTACGGCATGGGGTTTGGCCGCGTTTTCGCCAAAAGCGACAATGGTCTCGAAGCTCGGGGCCTCGGCGCCCAGTTCCCGCATGGTCAGCTCCAGGGCCAGGGCCACCTCCTGCTCGGTCATGCCCGGTTCGATGGTGTTGTAGACCAGCTGGAAGACCTGTTCGTTACGCTGGACCGATTTGCGAATGGCCTTGATCTCCTCTTCGCTCTTGATTTCCCGCATCCGCTCCACCAGCCCGGTGATCGGCACCAGGGTGAGGCTGATTCTGTCCGCCATGGCCTGGAGCTTGAGGGCGGTGGCATGGAGCATATAATCACTTTCAAAGCCGAGACGGTGGACGTGGAGCCTGGGCAGCAGCTGTTGCAGCCGGTTTTTGAGCCCGCGGGGATAGAGCTCGATCCGGAAGCCCGGAGCCTCTTCCCCGGCCTGGAGATGGAAGCGGGAATCGGTGAGCAGAAGCGGCTGGCCCGCGGCCGGTATGAGCAGGACGCCTGCGGTCTCCTGGATGCCGTGGTCCGCGGCCCGGTAGCCGCTCAGGTAGCGTCGGTTGTGGGGCTGGGTCACCAGCATGGCGTCGAGTTTCCTCCGCCTGAGCGTTTGCTGGAGCCGGTAGATTCGGTCGGGATAGCGCAGCTCCGCCATGGATCAGACTCCCAGTCGCTGTTTGAGCACGGTCTTGTGCTGTTCCAGGGCCTGGTTGTACTGGCCGCTGAGCTCGTTTTCGATCCGGGCCCATTCCTCCTGGAACTTCTGCTGCAGGGTCGCTTCGAGCTTCATGTCGCCGGGCGGCATGGCCCCCTGCTGACCCATGAGCTGCTCGTACTGCATGCGGACCTGCTCTTCGAGCTGGGTGCGCAGCTGGTCGCGGTGCTGGTTGTACTGGCCGAGGATGTGACCCATCTCCTGGCAGATGGCGGCAATGTCGCCGGCACCGCCGCTGAGCTCGACGAGGCCGTCGGCGGCCCGGTCACCGCGCTGTTTCTGGATCTCGTCGCGCGGCAGTGAGAGGTTGCGCATCAGCCCCTCGATCATGCCCTGGCGGATGATCATCTGCAGGGCCGGGTCTTTTGTCTCCAGTTCGGCTGCCAGGCTTGCCAGCTTGCCGGCCAGGTAGTCGGCGGCCAGCCGCATGCCTTCCTTGCGGGCTTCTTCCTGCTGCAGCTCTTCGCTGGAGGCCTTGCCCATGCGGGCGGCCCGTTCCATGACAAGATCCATGGTGGATTTGATTTCAG encodes:
- the pyrF gene encoding orotidine-5'-phosphate decarboxylase, coding for MKNDRKEKEKEKKIPLEERIIFALDVPTADAARELVEALDGRIRFFKVGLQLFLAGGWPVVEHIASRGNRVMLDLKLYDIPATVRLAVEQFRDRGITFATVHGYRPVVEAALEADSGVKILAVTVLTSMGSQELAELNFGGTVEELVLTRARRVLDVGCHGLVCSAREASMLRHELGRKFDMVTPGIRPADSDAGDQQRIATPGRAIGDGSDYLVIGRPIRDASAPLEMVSRIQKEIATALEPQQD
- a CDS encoding M24 family metallopeptidase, which gives rise to MAELRYPDRIYRLQQTLRRRKLDAMLVTQPHNRRYLSGYRAADHGIQETAGVLLIPAAGQPLLLTDSRFHLQAGEEAPGFRIELYPRGLKNRLQQLLPRLHVHRLGFESDYMLHATALKLQAMADRISLTLVPITGLVERMREIKSEEEIKAIRKSVQRNEQVFQLVYNTIEPGMTEQEVALALELTMRELGAEAPSFETIVAFGENAAKPHAVPTDRVLRTGDLVLVDMGLVLEGYCSDMTRTFVAGKPDRTFRERLRVVRRAQLAGMEAIRAGVTCREVDRAARQVIARAGYGEAFGHALGHGVGLAVHEEPRLSSRSKKKLRPGMVVTVEPGIYLPGWGGIRLENMVVVREDGCENLNQDTTFLDI